A region from the Corylus avellana chromosome ca7, CavTom2PMs-1.0 genome encodes:
- the LOC132187263 gene encoding coatomer subunit beta'-2 isoform X1 produces the protein MPLRLEIKRKLAQRSERVKSVDLHPTEPWILASLYSGTVCIWNYQSQTMAKSFEVTELPVRSAKFIARKQWVVAGADDMFIRVYNYNTMDKVKVFEAHTDYIRCVAVHPTLPYVLSSSDDMLIKLWDWEKGWACTQIFEGHSHYVMQVTFNPKDTNTFASASLDRTIKIWNLGSPDPNFTLDAHQKGVNCVDYFTGGDKPYLITGSDDHTAKVWDYQTKSCVQTLEGHTHNVSAVCFHPELPIIITGSEDGTVRIWHSTTYRLENTLNYGLERVWAIGYMKGSRRVVIGYDEGTIMVKLGREEPVASMDNSGKIIWAKHNEIQTVNIKSVGADLEVADGERLPLAVKELGTCDLYPQSLKHNPNGRFVVVCGDGEYIIYTALAWRNRSFGSALEFAWSSDGEYAVRESTSKIKIFSKNFQEKRSVRPTFSAERIYGGALLAMCSNDFICFYDWAECRLIRRIDVNVKNLHWADSGDLVAIASDTSFYILKYSRDVVSSYLDSGRPVDEQGVEDAFELLHEVNERVRTGIWVGDCFIYNNSSWRLNYCVGGEVTTMFHLDRPMYLLGYLASQSRVYLIDKEFNVMGYTLLVSLIEYKTLVMRGDLERASELLPSIPKEHHNSVARFLESRGMIEDALEVATDPDYRFELAIQLGRLEVAKGIASEVQSETKWKQLGELAMSTGKLEMAEECLKHAMDLSGLLLLYSSLGDAEGISQLASLAKEQGKNNVAFLCLFMLGKLEECLQLLLDSNRIPEAALMARSYLPSKVSEIVAIWRKDLNKVNTKAAESLAVPEEYPNLFEDWQVALSVESKVAETRGMYPPAHEYINHADRSHITLVEAFRNMQIDGEEPLENGDTDHENGEEQNGEEQNEEQNEEEHNGEEGSQEEGVVVDADSTDGAVLVNGNEADEEWGTNNEGTPSA, from the exons ATG CCTCTGAGACTCGAAATCAAG AGAAAGCTTGCTCAAAGATCCGAGAGAGTAAAGTCTGTGGATCTGCATCCAACAGAACCATG GATTCTTGCGAGTTTGTATTCAGGAACCGTGTGTATCTGGAACTACCAATCACAG ACAATGGCGAAGTCTTTTGAGGTCACAGAGTTACCAG TTAGGTCAGCCAAGTTTATAGCCCGCAAACAATGGGTTGTTGCTGGAGCTGATGACATGTTTATTCGTGTATACAACTACAACACTATGGATAAGGTTAAAGTATTTGAGGCACATACAGACTACATTAGGTGTGTGGCTGTCCATCCTACCCTTCCATATGTGCTGTCGTCATCTGATGATATGCTCATAAAGCTTTGGGATTGGGAGAAAGGTTGGGCATGTACTCAGATTTTTGAGGGGCATTCCCATTATGTGATGCAAGTTACATTTAATCCAAAAGACACCAACACATTTGCAAGTGCATCTCTTGATCGCACCATAAAG ATTTGGAATCTTGGCTCGCCCGACCCGAATTTTACATTGGATGCGCATCAGAAGGGTGTTAATTGCGTTGATTACTTTACCGGTGGTGATAAACCTTATCTAATTACTGGTTCTGATGATCACACTGCTAAG GTGTGGGACTATCAGACCAAAAGCTGTGTCCAGACACTAGAGGGCCACACACACAATGTCTCTGCAGTATGTTTTCATCCTGAACTTCCTATAATAATTACTGGTTCTGAAGATGGGACTGTTCGTATATGGCACTCTACCACTTATAG GCTTGAGAACACATTGAATTATGGTCTTGAAAGAGTTTGGGCTATTGGATACATGAAAGGTTCACGTCG GGTTGTAATTGGTTATGATGAAGGAACCATTATGGTGAAACTTGGTCGGGAAGAACCTGTAGCTAGTATGGACAACAGTGGAAAAATCATATGGGCTAAGCATAATGAAATTCAAACTGTGAACATTAAGAGTGTGGGGGCAGATTTGGAG GTTGCTGATGGAGAAAGATTGCCTTTGGCTGTTAAGGAGTTGGGAACCTGTGATCTTTACCCACAG aGCTTAAAGCACAATCCCAATGGGAGGTTTGTTGTTGTCTGTGGAGATGGTGAGTACATTATATATACAGCTTTGGCATGGAGAAATAGGTCATTCGGTTCGGCTTTGGAATTTGCATGGTCGTCAGATGGAGAATACGCTGTTAGAGAAAGCACATCAAAGATTAAGATTTTCAGTAAAAATTTCCAG GAAAAGAGGAGCGTTCGTCCAACCTTCTCGGCTGAGCGTATTTATGGGGGAGCCTTATTGGCAATGTGTTcaaatgattttatttgtttctatgaTTGGGCTGAATGCAGGTTAATTCGGCGAATTGATGTTAATGTGAAA AATCTTCATTGGGCTGACAGTGGAGATTTAGTGGCGATTGCCAGCGATACATCATTCTATATCTTGAAGTACAGT CGTGATGTGGTTTCTTCTTATTTGGATAGTGGAAGACCTGTAGATGAACAAGGTGTTGAGGATGCCTTTGAGCTTCTCCATGAAGTGAATGAACGTGTCAGGACTGGTATATGGGTTGGGGattgttttatttataacaACTCCTCCTGGAGGCTCAATTACTGTGTTGGTGGTGAG GTAACCACAATGTTTCATTTGGACCGGCCTATGTATTTGTTGGGTTATCTTGCTAGTCAAAGTCGAGTGTATCTAATTGACAAAGAGTTCAA TGTTATGGGATACACCTTACTTGTTAGCTTGATTGAGTATAAGACTCTTGTGATGCGTGGGGACCTGGAAAGGGCCAGTGAACTTTTACCTTCAATTCCTAAAGAGCATCATAATAG TGTTGCTCGTTTCTTGGAATCACGTGGAATGATAGAGGATGCTCTTGAAGTAGCTACAGACCCTGATTACAGATTTGAGCTAGCCATACAGCTTGGCAGATTAGAGGTTGCAAAG GGTATTGCCTCAGAAGTGCAGAGTGAGACTAAATGGAAGCAGTTGGGAGAATTAGCTATGTCCACTGGAAAG TTAGAAATGGCCGAGGAATGTTTAAAGCATGCAATGGACTTGAGTGGTTTATTGCTGCTTTATTCTTCTTTAGGTGATGCTGAAGGGATATCACAACTTGCTTCCCTTGCTAAAGAGCAGGGAAAGAACAACGTTGCATTCCTTTGCTTATTCATGTTGGGTAAATTGGAAGAGTGCCTCCAGCTGTTGTTGGATAg CAATCGGATTCCTGAGGCTGCGTTGATGGCGCGATCTTATCTTCCAAGCAAGGTCTCAGAGATAGTCGCAATTTGGAGAAAGGACCTCAATAAG GTCAATACAAAAGCTGCTGAATCTTTAGCCGTTCCTGAGGAGTATCCTAATTTGTTTGAGGATTGGCAAGTTGCACTATCTGTTGAATCCAAAGTTGCAGAGACAAG GGGCATGTATCCTCCTGCACATGAATATATAAACCATGCCGATAGATCACATATTACACTTGTGGAGGCTTTCAGAAACATGCAAATTGATGGTGAGGAACCCCTTGAGAATGGAGACACAGATCACGAG AATGGAGAAGAACAGAATGGAGAAGAGCAGAATGAAGAACAGAATGAAGAGGaacacaatggagaagaaggtAGCCAGGAGGAGGGTGTCGTAGTGGATGCTGATTCAACAGATGGCGCTGTACTCGTTAACGGCAACGAGGCTGACGAAGAGTGGGGTACGAATAATGAAGGAACCCCGTCGGCCTAA
- the LOC132187263 gene encoding coatomer subunit beta'-2 isoform X2 encodes MPLRLEIKRKLAQRSERVKSVDLHPTEPWILASLYSGTVCIWNYQSQTMAKSFEVTELPVRSAKFIARKQWVVAGADDMFIRVYNYNTMDKVKVFEAHTDYIRCVAVHPTLPYVLSSSDDMLIKLWDWEKGWACTQIFEGHSHYVMQVTFNPKDTNTFASASLDRTIKIWNLGSPDPNFTLDAHQKGVNCVDYFTGGDKPYLITGSDDHTAKVWDYQTKSCVQTLEGHTHNVSAVCFHPELPIIITGSEDGTVRIWHSTTYRLENTLNYGLERVWAIGYMKGSRRVVIGYDEGTIMVKLGREEPVASMDNSGKIIWAKHNEIQTVNIKSVGADLEVADGERLPLAVKELGTCDLYPQSLKHNPNGRFVVVCGDGEYIIYTALAWRNRSFGSALEFAWSSDGEYAVRESTSKIKIFSKNFQEKRSVRPTFSAERIYGGALLAMCSNDFICFYDWAECRLIRRIDVNVKNLHWADSGDLVAIASDTSFYILKYSRDVVSSYLDSGRPVDEQGVEDAFELLHEVNERVRTGIWVGDCFIYNNSSWRLNYCVGGEVTTMFHLDRPMYLLGYLASQSRVYLIDKEFNVMGYTLLVSLIEYKTLVMRGDLERASELLPSIPKEHHNSVARFLESRGMIEDALEVATDPDYRFELAIQLGRLEVAKGIASEVQSETKWKQLGELAMSTGKLEMAEECLKHAMDLSGLLLLYSSLGDAEGISQLASLAKEQGKNNVAFLCLFMLGKLEECLQLLLDSNRIPEAALMARSYLPSKVSEIVAIWRKDLNKVNTKAAESLAVPEEYPNLFEDWQVALSVESKVAETRGMYPPAHEYINHADRSHITLVEAFRNMQIDGEEPLENGDTDHENGEEQNGEEQNEEQNEEEHNGEEGSQEEGVVVDADSTDGAVLVNGNEADEEWVLTPHQ; translated from the exons ATG CCTCTGAGACTCGAAATCAAG AGAAAGCTTGCTCAAAGATCCGAGAGAGTAAAGTCTGTGGATCTGCATCCAACAGAACCATG GATTCTTGCGAGTTTGTATTCAGGAACCGTGTGTATCTGGAACTACCAATCACAG ACAATGGCGAAGTCTTTTGAGGTCACAGAGTTACCAG TTAGGTCAGCCAAGTTTATAGCCCGCAAACAATGGGTTGTTGCTGGAGCTGATGACATGTTTATTCGTGTATACAACTACAACACTATGGATAAGGTTAAAGTATTTGAGGCACATACAGACTACATTAGGTGTGTGGCTGTCCATCCTACCCTTCCATATGTGCTGTCGTCATCTGATGATATGCTCATAAAGCTTTGGGATTGGGAGAAAGGTTGGGCATGTACTCAGATTTTTGAGGGGCATTCCCATTATGTGATGCAAGTTACATTTAATCCAAAAGACACCAACACATTTGCAAGTGCATCTCTTGATCGCACCATAAAG ATTTGGAATCTTGGCTCGCCCGACCCGAATTTTACATTGGATGCGCATCAGAAGGGTGTTAATTGCGTTGATTACTTTACCGGTGGTGATAAACCTTATCTAATTACTGGTTCTGATGATCACACTGCTAAG GTGTGGGACTATCAGACCAAAAGCTGTGTCCAGACACTAGAGGGCCACACACACAATGTCTCTGCAGTATGTTTTCATCCTGAACTTCCTATAATAATTACTGGTTCTGAAGATGGGACTGTTCGTATATGGCACTCTACCACTTATAG GCTTGAGAACACATTGAATTATGGTCTTGAAAGAGTTTGGGCTATTGGATACATGAAAGGTTCACGTCG GGTTGTAATTGGTTATGATGAAGGAACCATTATGGTGAAACTTGGTCGGGAAGAACCTGTAGCTAGTATGGACAACAGTGGAAAAATCATATGGGCTAAGCATAATGAAATTCAAACTGTGAACATTAAGAGTGTGGGGGCAGATTTGGAG GTTGCTGATGGAGAAAGATTGCCTTTGGCTGTTAAGGAGTTGGGAACCTGTGATCTTTACCCACAG aGCTTAAAGCACAATCCCAATGGGAGGTTTGTTGTTGTCTGTGGAGATGGTGAGTACATTATATATACAGCTTTGGCATGGAGAAATAGGTCATTCGGTTCGGCTTTGGAATTTGCATGGTCGTCAGATGGAGAATACGCTGTTAGAGAAAGCACATCAAAGATTAAGATTTTCAGTAAAAATTTCCAG GAAAAGAGGAGCGTTCGTCCAACCTTCTCGGCTGAGCGTATTTATGGGGGAGCCTTATTGGCAATGTGTTcaaatgattttatttgtttctatgaTTGGGCTGAATGCAGGTTAATTCGGCGAATTGATGTTAATGTGAAA AATCTTCATTGGGCTGACAGTGGAGATTTAGTGGCGATTGCCAGCGATACATCATTCTATATCTTGAAGTACAGT CGTGATGTGGTTTCTTCTTATTTGGATAGTGGAAGACCTGTAGATGAACAAGGTGTTGAGGATGCCTTTGAGCTTCTCCATGAAGTGAATGAACGTGTCAGGACTGGTATATGGGTTGGGGattgttttatttataacaACTCCTCCTGGAGGCTCAATTACTGTGTTGGTGGTGAG GTAACCACAATGTTTCATTTGGACCGGCCTATGTATTTGTTGGGTTATCTTGCTAGTCAAAGTCGAGTGTATCTAATTGACAAAGAGTTCAA TGTTATGGGATACACCTTACTTGTTAGCTTGATTGAGTATAAGACTCTTGTGATGCGTGGGGACCTGGAAAGGGCCAGTGAACTTTTACCTTCAATTCCTAAAGAGCATCATAATAG TGTTGCTCGTTTCTTGGAATCACGTGGAATGATAGAGGATGCTCTTGAAGTAGCTACAGACCCTGATTACAGATTTGAGCTAGCCATACAGCTTGGCAGATTAGAGGTTGCAAAG GGTATTGCCTCAGAAGTGCAGAGTGAGACTAAATGGAAGCAGTTGGGAGAATTAGCTATGTCCACTGGAAAG TTAGAAATGGCCGAGGAATGTTTAAAGCATGCAATGGACTTGAGTGGTTTATTGCTGCTTTATTCTTCTTTAGGTGATGCTGAAGGGATATCACAACTTGCTTCCCTTGCTAAAGAGCAGGGAAAGAACAACGTTGCATTCCTTTGCTTATTCATGTTGGGTAAATTGGAAGAGTGCCTCCAGCTGTTGTTGGATAg CAATCGGATTCCTGAGGCTGCGTTGATGGCGCGATCTTATCTTCCAAGCAAGGTCTCAGAGATAGTCGCAATTTGGAGAAAGGACCTCAATAAG GTCAATACAAAAGCTGCTGAATCTTTAGCCGTTCCTGAGGAGTATCCTAATTTGTTTGAGGATTGGCAAGTTGCACTATCTGTTGAATCCAAAGTTGCAGAGACAAG GGGCATGTATCCTCCTGCACATGAATATATAAACCATGCCGATAGATCACATATTACACTTGTGGAGGCTTTCAGAAACATGCAAATTGATGGTGAGGAACCCCTTGAGAATGGAGACACAGATCACGAG AATGGAGAAGAACAGAATGGAGAAGAGCAGAATGAAGAACAGAATGAAGAGGaacacaatggagaagaaggtAGCCAGGAGGAGGGTGTCGTAGTGGATGCTGATTCAACAGATGGCGCTGTACTCGTTAACGGCAACGAGGCTGACGAAGAGTGGG TGCTTACGCCACATCAGTAG